The genomic interval ATCAGCGTAGCAACGCGATCGGAAACAGTAGCGCCCTGGCCAACCCAGTGAGCGATACGATCCAGATCCAGACGAGTTTCTTCTTCTGCGCCAGCGGCCAGTGGGTTGAAGAAACCAACGCGCTCGATGAAGCGACCGTTGCGTGCATTACGGCTGTCAGTCACAACAACCTGGTAGAACGGACGCTTTTTAGCGCCGTGACGTGCTAAACGAATAGTTACCATAACATCCTCTTGTGTGAATAAAACAACCGGGCCCCATCGAGGAACGGAGCCCGGGTGTCATATTAAAAGCCCGAAAATTTTACTGATTTCTGGGGAAAATGCAATCAGCATCTTGATACTGA from Enterobacter sp. JBIWA008 carries:
- the rpsP gene encoding 30S ribosomal protein S16 — its product is MVTIRLARHGAKKRPFYQVVVTDSRNARNGRFIERVGFFNPLAAGAEEETRLDLDRIAHWVGQGATVSDRVATLIKAANKAA